Proteins co-encoded in one Tiliqua scincoides isolate rTilSci1 chromosome 12, rTilSci1.hap2, whole genome shotgun sequence genomic window:
- the FHL1 gene encoding four and a half LIM domains protein 1 isoform X2, with protein sequence MSERFDCHYCRGPLHGKKYVQKEGRHCCVKCFEKFCANTCVECKKPIGADSKELHFKNRYWHDTCFCCFKCHTSLVNEPFMLKEFNKVWCNKCTTLAGAPTCKGCQQPIVSGDQNVEYKKAVWHKDCFICSECKQVIGTASFFPKGDEIFCTNCHETKFAKNCAKCNKAITSGGVSYQDQPYHTECFVCATCTKKLGGQRFTAVEDQFYCVDCYKSFVAKKCGGCKNPITGFGRGTNVVSHEGQSWHDYCFNCKKCSIPLANKPFVYHNEQVYCPTCAKRL encoded by the exons ATGTCGGAGCGCTTTGACTGCCACTATTGCCGCGGCCCGCTTCATGGGAAAAAGTACGTGCAGAAGGAAGGCCGTCACTGCTGCGTCAAGTGCTTTGAGAAGTTCTGTGCCAACACCTGTGTGGAGTGCAAGAAGCCCATTGGGGCTGATTCCAAG GAGCTGCATTTCAAGAATCGGTACTGGCACGACACCTGCTTCTGCTGCTTCAAATGCCACACCTCCCTGGTGAACGAGCCCTTCATGCTGAAGGAGTTCAACAAGGTGTGGTGCAATAAGTGCACCACTCTTGCAGGGGCCCCCACCTGCAAGGGCTGCCAGCAACCCATTGTGTCAG GTGATCAAAATGTGGAGTACAAGAAGGCCGTCTGGCACAAAGACTGCTTCATTTGCAGTGAGTGCAAACAAGTGATTGGCACTGCCAGCTTCTTCCCCAAAGGAGATGAGATCTTCTGCACCAACTGCCATGAGACGAAGTTTGCTAAGAACTGCGCAAAGTGCAATAAA GCCATCACCTCTGGTGGAGTCTCCTACCAGGACCAGCCCTATCACACTGAGTGCTTTGTCTGTGCCACCTGCACGAAGAAGCTGGGGGGGCAGCGCTTCACGGCTGTGGAGGACCAGTTCTACTGTGTGGATTGCTACAAATCTTTTGTGGCCAAGAAATGTGGCGGGTGCAAGAACCCCATCACAG GCTTTGGAAGAGGAACCAACGTGGTCAGCCACGAAGGCCAGTCCTGGCACGATTACTGCTTCAACTGCAAGAAGTGCTCGATCCCTTTGGCCAACAAGCCTTTCGTCTATCACAATGAGCAAGTTTACTGCCCCACCTGTGCCAAGAGGCTGTAA
- the FHL1 gene encoding four and a half LIM domains protein 1 isoform X1 has product MAYHRHSGPGSYTVGTMSERFDCHYCRGPLHGKKYVQKEGRHCCVKCFEKFCANTCVECKKPIGADSKELHFKNRYWHDTCFCCFKCHTSLVNEPFMLKEFNKVWCNKCTTLAGAPTCKGCQQPIVSGDQNVEYKKAVWHKDCFICSECKQVIGTASFFPKGDEIFCTNCHETKFAKNCAKCNKAITSGGVSYQDQPYHTECFVCATCTKKLGGQRFTAVEDQFYCVDCYKSFVAKKCGGCKNPITGFGRGTNVVSHEGQSWHDYCFNCKKCSIPLANKPFVYHNEQVYCPTCAKRL; this is encoded by the exons ATGGCGTACCACAGACATTCAG ggcCCGGCAGCTACACCGTGGGCACCATGTCGGAGCGCTTTGACTGCCACTATTGCCGCGGCCCGCTTCATGGGAAAAAGTACGTGCAGAAGGAAGGCCGTCACTGCTGCGTCAAGTGCTTTGAGAAGTTCTGTGCCAACACCTGTGTGGAGTGCAAGAAGCCCATTGGGGCTGATTCCAAG GAGCTGCATTTCAAGAATCGGTACTGGCACGACACCTGCTTCTGCTGCTTCAAATGCCACACCTCCCTGGTGAACGAGCCCTTCATGCTGAAGGAGTTCAACAAGGTGTGGTGCAATAAGTGCACCACTCTTGCAGGGGCCCCCACCTGCAAGGGCTGCCAGCAACCCATTGTGTCAG GTGATCAAAATGTGGAGTACAAGAAGGCCGTCTGGCACAAAGACTGCTTCATTTGCAGTGAGTGCAAACAAGTGATTGGCACTGCCAGCTTCTTCCCCAAAGGAGATGAGATCTTCTGCACCAACTGCCATGAGACGAAGTTTGCTAAGAACTGCGCAAAGTGCAATAAA GCCATCACCTCTGGTGGAGTCTCCTACCAGGACCAGCCCTATCACACTGAGTGCTTTGTCTGTGCCACCTGCACGAAGAAGCTGGGGGGGCAGCGCTTCACGGCTGTGGAGGACCAGTTCTACTGTGTGGATTGCTACAAATCTTTTGTGGCCAAGAAATGTGGCGGGTGCAAGAACCCCATCACAG GCTTTGGAAGAGGAACCAACGTGGTCAGCCACGAAGGCCAGTCCTGGCACGATTACTGCTTCAACTGCAAGAAGTGCTCGATCCCTTTGGCCAACAAGCCTTTCGTCTATCACAATGAGCAAGTTTACTGCCCCACCTGTGCCAAGAGGCTGTAA
- the FHL1 gene encoding four and a half LIM domains protein 1 isoform X3: MAYHRHSGPGSYTVGTMSERFDCHYCRGPLHGKKYVQKEGRHCCVKCFEKFCANTCVECKKPIGADSKELHFKNRYWHDTCFCCFKCHTSLVNEPFMLKEFNKVWCNKCTTLAGAPTCKGCQQPIVSGDQNVEYKKAVWHKDCFICSECKQVIGTASFFPKGDEIFCTNCHETKFAKNCAKCNKALEEEPTWSATKASPGTITASTARSARSLWPTSLSSITMSKFTAPPVPRGCKKGRSQASRCGTRPLPAKQIWNLVLRVYFQAAWLQNFAI, from the exons ATGGCGTACCACAGACATTCAG ggcCCGGCAGCTACACCGTGGGCACCATGTCGGAGCGCTTTGACTGCCACTATTGCCGCGGCCCGCTTCATGGGAAAAAGTACGTGCAGAAGGAAGGCCGTCACTGCTGCGTCAAGTGCTTTGAGAAGTTCTGTGCCAACACCTGTGTGGAGTGCAAGAAGCCCATTGGGGCTGATTCCAAG GAGCTGCATTTCAAGAATCGGTACTGGCACGACACCTGCTTCTGCTGCTTCAAATGCCACACCTCCCTGGTGAACGAGCCCTTCATGCTGAAGGAGTTCAACAAGGTGTGGTGCAATAAGTGCACCACTCTTGCAGGGGCCCCCACCTGCAAGGGCTGCCAGCAACCCATTGTGTCAG GTGATCAAAATGTGGAGTACAAGAAGGCCGTCTGGCACAAAGACTGCTTCATTTGCAGTGAGTGCAAACAAGTGATTGGCACTGCCAGCTTCTTCCCCAAAGGAGATGAGATCTTCTGCACCAACTGCCATGAGACGAAGTTTGCTAAGAACTGCGCAAAGTGCAATAAA GCTTTGGAAGAGGAACCAACGTGGTCAGCCACGAAGGCCAGTCCTGGCACGATTACTGCTTCAACTGCAAGAAGTGCTCGATCCCTTTGGCCAACAAGCCTTTCGTCTATCACAATGAGCAAGTTTACTGCCCCACCTGTGCCAAGAGGCTGTAAGAAGGGCCGCAGCCAAGCAAGCAGGTGTGGCACCCGGCCCCTTCCTGCAAAGCAGATTTGGAACCTTGTGCTCAGAGTCTACTTTCAAGCTGCCTGGCTGCAGAATTTTGCAATTTAG